Proteins from one Pyrobaculum neutrophilum V24Sta genomic window:
- a CDS encoding phosphate-starvation-inducible PsiE family protein, with product MDLVRGLRQGEYLVYFMILILTAVLLAVSLYLSVLRIYELFALSYSTDKLAQAIYIALSDIFLAVVFVELIDTFVTYIERKKIVVYKIIDVALVALARELFVYLAPVNKEFQIEKAAAIVAATLVVGIIDFLQRKTSRR from the coding sequence ATGGACCTTGTGAGGGGGTTGCGCCAAGGCGAATACCTGGTCTACTTCATGATCCTGATCCTCACGGCTGTTCTACTCGCCGTTTCTCTATACCTATCTGTCTTGAGGATCTACGAGCTGTTCGCCCTCTCGTACAGCACAGATAAGCTGGCGCAGGCCATCTACATCGCGCTCTCCGACATATTCCTAGCCGTCGTATTTGTGGAGCTCATCGACACCTTCGTGACGTACATAGAGCGTAAGAAGATCGTGGTGTATAAGATCATCGACGTGGCCTTGGTAGCCCTGGCTAGAGAGCTCTTCGTCTACCTAGCTCCCGTCAACAAGGAGTTCCAGATCGAGAAGGCGGCCGCCATCGTCGCCGCCACCCTCGTAGTCGGCATAATAGACTTCCTCCAGAGAAAAACCTCTAGACGTTGA
- a CDS encoding mechanosensitive ion channel domain-containing protein: protein MEVLASLFSFSLFLAIVSPVAQLHFLFYLVFAVFVIAMGVLALGTRRILEQFLTGLFVARVVDLHVGDYIELGDMRGYVTALEDAYIVLKDPRREYIYIPYTVLLQSPFRRVRSPEGHEVRIRLFIPHGRDLRRIREVVSETARDFGLDKLSVDVERIGIRGVLLAVRGLLRDPRQEDELRYAILDRVYAELQR from the coding sequence GTGGAGGTTTTGGCGTCTCTGTTCTCCTTTTCGCTTTTTCTAGCTATTGTGTCCCCGGTGGCGCAACTCCACTTCCTATTCTATCTCGTCTTTGCTGTTTTCGTGATCGCCATGGGGGTGTTGGCTCTCGGCACGAGGAGGATACTGGAGCAGTTTCTGACTGGGCTGTTTGTGGCTAGAGTTGTGGATCTACACGTGGGCGACTACATAGAGCTTGGCGACATGAGGGGCTACGTGACGGCGCTTGAGGACGCGTATATAGTGCTGAAGGACCCGCGCCGGGAGTACATCTACATCCCGTACACTGTGCTTCTCCAGAGCCCCTTTAGGCGGGTGAGGTCGCCCGAGGGCCACGAGGTGAGAATTAGGCTTTTCATCCCGCACGGCCGCGACCTTAGGAGGATACGCGAGGTGGTTTCAGAGACGGCGCGGGATTTCGGCCTCGACAAGCTTAGCGTCGACGTCGAGAGGATCGGGATAAGGGGGGTGTTGCTGGCTGTGCGGGGGCTGTTGAGGGACCCGCGTCAGGAGGACGAGCTGAGGTACGCCATTTTGGATAGGGTTTACGCCGAACTACAACGCTAG
- the kae1 gene encoding KEOPS complex N(6)-L-threonylcarbamoyladenine synthase Kae1, with amino-acid sequence MLVLGVESTAHTFSIGVVKDGVVLGQLGKTYIPPGGGGIHPREAAEHHARVAPSILRQLLGQLGVGLSDIGAVAYAAGPGLGPALRVGAVLARALAIRLGVPVVPVHHGVAHIEVARYATGACDPLVVLISGGHTVVAGYSDGRYRVFGETLDVAIGNAIDMFAREVGLGFPGVPAVEKCAESAETVVPFPMPIVGQDLSYAGLATHALQLVKRGVPLPVVCRSLVETAYYMLAEVVERALAYTRKREVVVAGGVARSRRLKEILRAVGEEHGAVVKVVPDEYAGDNGAMIALTGYYAYRRGVYTTPEGSFVRQRWRLDSVDVPWFRDLCPVTTYI; translated from the coding sequence GTGCTGGTCCTCGGCGTTGAGTCGACCGCCCACACCTTCAGCATAGGGGTCGTTAAAGACGGCGTGGTGCTCGGCCAACTGGGGAAGACCTACATCCCGCCGGGGGGCGGGGGGATACACCCCCGCGAGGCGGCTGAGCACCACGCCAGGGTGGCCCCCTCCATACTCCGCCAGCTCCTGGGCCAGCTGGGGGTGGGGCTGTCGGACATCGGCGCGGTGGCCTACGCCGCCGGCCCAGGTCTAGGCCCCGCCCTCAGGGTGGGGGCCGTACTGGCGAGGGCCTTGGCCATTAGGCTGGGCGTGCCGGTTGTGCCCGTGCACCACGGCGTGGCGCACATCGAGGTGGCCCGCTACGCCACCGGCGCGTGCGACCCGCTGGTGGTTCTGATCTCCGGCGGCCACACGGTGGTGGCGGGGTACTCCGATGGGCGCTATAGGGTTTTCGGCGAAACCCTCGACGTGGCTATCGGAAACGCCATTGACATGTTTGCGAGGGAGGTGGGGCTGGGCTTCCCGGGGGTGCCGGCGGTGGAGAAATGCGCCGAGTCCGCGGAGACGGTGGTGCCCTTCCCCATGCCGATAGTTGGGCAGGACCTCTCCTATGCGGGGCTCGCCACCCACGCGCTTCAGCTCGTGAAGAGGGGGGTCCCCCTCCCCGTGGTCTGCAGATCGCTTGTGGAAACCGCCTACTACATGCTTGCGGAGGTGGTGGAGAGGGCGCTGGCCTATACGAGGAAGAGGGAGGTGGTGGTGGCGGGGGGCGTCGCGAGGAGCAGGCGGCTGAAGGAGATCCTGCGGGCCGTGGGCGAGGAGCACGGCGCCGTTGTGAAGGTTGTCCCCGACGAATATGCGGGCGACAACGGGGCCATGATAGCCCTCACCGGCTACTACGCCTATAGACGCGGCGTATACACCACGCCGGAGGGCAGCTTCGTGAGGCAGAGGTGGAGGCTAGACAGCGTGGACGTGCCCTGGTTCCGCGACCTCTGCCCGGTCACAACGTATATATAG
- a CDS encoding 50S ribosomal protein L30, protein MIAKVVYPRYAVIRLRGIPTTPRDIAATLDLLRLRRKFTMTVVVGSPDVLGMIEKANDWITWGEIDANTLAEVLKRRGRLVGDRPLTLEHLQRWGWRSFEEVALAFVAGEIDRLSCGRKVPAREGQRAPCIPYLKPFFRLHPPRGGLNSLKLHFSVGGDLGYRGPLINDLIRRML, encoded by the coding sequence ATGATAGCCAAGGTCGTATACCCGAGATACGCCGTAATACGGCTGAGGGGTATACCCACCACGCCCCGGGACATCGCCGCAACCCTCGACCTCCTCCGCCTTAGGAGGAAGTTCACAATGACCGTCGTGGTGGGGTCCCCCGACGTGTTGGGCATGATAGAGAAGGCCAACGACTGGATCACCTGGGGCGAGATAGACGCCAACACCCTGGCCGAGGTGTTGAAGAGGAGGGGGCGGCTCGTGGGCGATAGGCCTCTTACGCTGGAGCATCTGCAGAGGTGGGGGTGGAGATCCTTCGAGGAGGTGGCTCTGGCCTTTGTAGCCGGCGAGATTGACCGCCTCTCCTGCGGCAGGAAAGTCCCCGCGAGGGAGGGCCAGAGGGCCCCGTGTATACCATACCTAAAGCCCTTCTTTAGACTGCACCCGCCGCGGGGAGGCTTAAACAGCCTAAAGCTACACTTCTCCGTGGGCGGAGATCTGGGATACAGAGGACCTTTGATAAACGACCTAATCAGGAGGATGCTCTAG
- a CDS encoding 30S ribosomal protein S24e codes for MSAPAFNIVSVRENKLLGRRELVVEALHREASTPTRQSVREWVAQQLGVDVVNVLVRKIKTEFGVGRSIAEVHVYSDSKLARAVEPLYVLARNLGEEGKKLVEEAKKRRSARREKRRKRKK; via the coding sequence GTGTCTGCGCCGGCATTCAACATAGTTTCAGTGCGTGAGAACAAGCTCCTCGGCAGGAGGGAGTTGGTGGTGGAGGCCCTCCACAGGGAAGCCTCTACACCCACGAGACAGAGCGTTAGGGAGTGGGTGGCGCAACAGCTTGGGGTCGACGTCGTCAACGTCTTAGTGAGGAAGATCAAGACCGAGTTTGGAGTTGGGAGGTCTATCGCAGAGGTGCACGTATACAGCGACTCCAAGCTGGCGCGTGCTGTGGAGCCGCTCTACGTACTTGCCAGAAACCTCGGAGAGGAGGGCAAGAAGCTCGTCGAGGAGGCCAAGAAGAGGAGGAGCGCCAGGAGGGAGAAGAGGAGGAAGAGGAAGAAGTAG
- a CDS encoding Nre family DNA repair protein encodes MSICVKCGGRKLLCGLRRCPIEDRVAAFKIALRRSWGLEVFGSTPPAAVVGEAGWPAVSVYFGEPPDVFGEEARFYDDPTSMWGLPLEEIARRRSYMAFGVKRAKSPWELGELPYVYISAKPVDVEMRFAKAPLPQIRFDLFEKPMGPRAPLERARVVENPSVPPPLDRLIWDDVSASEAAVELYARGVDIYTIQRAFSLGLLGARHRRRLVPSRWGITAVDVAVGNWLAGRVRTLPEVGGILYGYGEYLDNRYLVAVVPGPLRFVYLERWQSGGEVAEILVKEDVRGARSAMDGGFEAARVALLEKLASMGRRGSVAVVRWIGEGYYVSVGNWQIRETVRRIQLRPMDEEYRRYVERVGRDPLDLLPRGRALTDFLS; translated from the coding sequence GTGTCTATCTGTGTGAAGTGTGGCGGGCGTAAGCTCTTATGCGGCCTTCGGCGCTGTCCTATCGAGGATAGGGTGGCTGCGTTTAAGATAGCCTTGCGTAGAAGCTGGGGGCTTGAGGTGTTTGGCTCCACGCCTCCTGCGGCTGTGGTGGGGGAGGCGGGGTGGCCAGCTGTATCGGTGTATTTTGGGGAGCCGCCCGATGTGTTTGGAGAAGAGGCTAGGTTCTACGACGACCCGACATCGATGTGGGGGCTTCCGCTTGAGGAGATAGCGCGTCGGAGGAGCTATATGGCCTTCGGCGTGAAGAGGGCCAAGTCGCCTTGGGAGCTGGGGGAGTTGCCCTACGTGTATATCTCCGCTAAGCCCGTCGACGTGGAGATGAGGTTCGCCAAGGCCCCGCTACCGCAGATACGGTTTGACCTGTTTGAGAAGCCTATGGGGCCGAGGGCCCCCCTTGAGCGGGCTAGGGTTGTTGAGAACCCATCGGTGCCTCCTCCCCTCGACAGGCTTATCTGGGACGACGTATCTGCTTCTGAGGCGGCGGTGGAGCTCTACGCGAGGGGTGTCGACATCTATACAATCCAGAGGGCCTTCTCCCTCGGCCTACTGGGCGCTAGGCACAGGAGGCGGCTTGTGCCGTCGAGGTGGGGGATTACGGCGGTGGACGTGGCCGTTGGCAACTGGCTCGCCGGCAGGGTAAGGACGTTGCCGGAGGTTGGGGGGATCTTATACGGCTACGGCGAATACCTCGACAACCGCTATCTTGTGGCCGTGGTGCCGGGTCCGCTGAGGTTTGTCTACCTTGAGCGTTGGCAGTCGGGGGGCGAGGTGGCCGAGATCTTGGTAAAGGAGGACGTGAGGGGGGCGCGCTCTGCCATGGACGGGGGGTTCGAGGCGGCTAGAGTTGCCCTTTTGGAGAAGCTGGCTTCCATGGGCCGGAGGGGCTCCGTCGCGGTGGTGAGGTGGATAGGGGAGGGCTACTACGTCTCCGTGGGGAACTGGCAGATTAGGGAGACGGTTAGGAGGATCCAGCTGAGGCCTATGGACGAGGAGTATAGGCGGTATGTGGAAAGAGTTGGGAGAGACCCCCTCGACCTTTTGCCGAGGGGGAGAGCCCTAACCGACTTTCTGTCCTAG
- a CDS encoding 30S ribosomal protein S5 has product MSVVDLSIWEPRTELGRLVKEGKIRTIDEVFANNYIIKEPEIVDVLVPGLKQELLNVNLVQRQTHAGERNQFQAVVVVGNEDGYVGVGIGKARQVRQAIEKATREAKLNLTPVRRGCGSWKCSCDEPHSVPIVVRGKSGSVEVTLIPAPKGVGLVAGDVAKAVLRLAGVRDVWTKTRGDTRSTLNFAMAVYNALRNTYYFRV; this is encoded by the coding sequence GTGAGCGTCGTCGATTTAAGTATTTGGGAGCCAAGGACAGAGCTTGGGCGTCTGGTGAAGGAGGGGAAGATAAGGACTATAGACGAGGTCTTTGCCAATAACTACATCATCAAGGAGCCTGAGATAGTGGACGTGTTGGTGCCTGGGCTGAAGCAGGAGCTCTTGAATGTGAACTTGGTGCAACGCCAGACGCATGCCGGTGAGCGCAACCAGTTCCAAGCCGTGGTGGTTGTTGGAAACGAAGATGGCTATGTTGGTGTTGGGATCGGCAAGGCTAGGCAGGTGAGGCAGGCTATCGAGAAGGCCACTAGGGAGGCGAAGCTCAACTTGACCCCGGTTAGACGCGGCTGCGGCTCCTGGAAGTGTTCCTGTGACGAGCCCCACAGCGTGCCTATCGTGGTGAGGGGGAAGTCGGGGAGCGTAGAGGTGACGTTGATCCCAGCGCCGAAGGGCGTGGGTCTTGTGGCTGGAGATGTGGCGAAGGCTGTCTTGAGGCTTGCTGGCGTTAGGGACGTCTGGACAAAGACGCGTGGGGATACTAGGTCGACTCTTAACTTCGCCATGGCGGTCTACAACGCTCTGAGAAACACCTACTACTTCAGGGTATGA
- a CDS encoding TIGR04013 family B12-binding domain/radical SAM domain-containing protein — MILLARLYEGPNNGMAYAVAPVEDRYRVLPTRDPLADAAALSQKGERVLVLYSLSTPVFIEQWREIAEVASRYPVVAGGPHAVGDPLTLLKLGVKYVVVGDGEAALPAIVEREAEGGEEPPPNTITAVDGRPRAGRRVYVELVHRTYSRSLEVYPPIEIMRSCVYRCAFCQTWAQGRVRFRPLENVVELAKAYVAAGHRAIRFIAPVGFLYGSPDGRTPSPDALAALLKAVREVGGVPHLGTFPSETRPETVTRDVLKAVKPYVANRRISFGLQTASDKLLKLTKRDHDVAAVEEAVKTAVSMGFKPVVDVIGGLPGEEEDDVVKTVREMEKLVAMGANIRMHYYIPLPGTPLWGRRPAPPHPLYEQFIKRHRRKVEGYWREQIELSRRIVETYRELDVYLRARTTPSSTAS; from the coding sequence GTGATCCTCCTGGCGAGGCTGTACGAGGGTCCGAACAACGGCATGGCGTACGCCGTCGCTCCGGTGGAGGATAGGTACCGGGTGTTGCCCACGCGCGACCCCCTAGCCGACGCAGCGGCGCTGTCTCAAAAAGGGGAGAGGGTCCTGGTTTTGTACAGCCTCTCCACGCCGGTGTTTATAGAACAGTGGCGCGAGATCGCGGAGGTGGCTTCTAGATATCCCGTCGTGGCGGGCGGACCCCACGCGGTGGGCGACCCGCTGACGCTGTTGAAGCTGGGGGTGAAGTACGTAGTTGTCGGCGACGGGGAAGCCGCCCTCCCCGCCATCGTCGAGAGAGAAGCCGAGGGGGGAGAGGAGCCGCCCCCAAACACGATAACCGCCGTGGATGGGAGGCCGAGGGCCGGCCGCAGGGTATATGTGGAGCTTGTCCATAGGACATACAGCAGATCGCTGGAGGTCTATCCACCCATCGAAATAATGAGGTCCTGCGTCTACAGATGCGCCTTCTGCCAGACGTGGGCCCAAGGCCGCGTCCGCTTCAGGCCGCTGGAGAACGTCGTGGAGCTGGCCAAGGCCTACGTAGCCGCCGGCCACCGGGCCATCAGATTTATAGCGCCGGTGGGCTTCCTCTACGGCTCGCCAGACGGCAGAACCCCAAGCCCAGACGCGCTGGCGGCCTTACTTAAGGCCGTCAGAGAGGTGGGAGGGGTCCCCCACCTCGGCACGTTCCCCTCAGAGACGCGGCCGGAGACCGTAACCCGGGACGTCCTCAAGGCGGTGAAGCCCTACGTGGCAAACCGCCGCATCTCCTTCGGCCTCCAGACCGCCTCAGACAAGCTCCTCAAACTGACCAAGAGGGATCACGACGTAGCCGCCGTGGAGGAGGCCGTCAAGACGGCGGTGTCCATGGGGTTCAAGCCGGTGGTCGACGTAATAGGGGGTCTGCCGGGCGAGGAGGAAGACGACGTCGTGAAGACCGTGAGAGAGATGGAGAAGCTGGTGGCCATGGGCGCCAACATCCGCATGCACTACTACATACCGCTTCCCGGCACCCCGCTGTGGGGCCGCCGCCCCGCGCCGCCCCACCCCCTCTACGAACAATTCATAAAGAGGCATAGGAGGAAGGTGGAGGGCTACTGGAGGGAGCAGATCGAGCTCAGCAGAAGGATAGTGGAGACCTACAGAGAACTCGACGTCTACCTACGCGCGCGCACTACGCCGAGCTCCACCGCCAGCTGA
- the ppsA gene encoding phosphoenolpyruvate synthase, whose translation MRFIKWISEVGKNDIVLVGGKGANLGEVARIAQVPPGFVVTSEAFRYFLEATGLRERIKGVLSEFITKGEPEEYEKASAEIRKMVESSPLPADLEKEIAEAYARLCEITGVKNVAVAVRSSATAEDIPEASFAGQQDTYLNVRGVENVVTYVKKVWSSLYTARALYYREKMGIPHEKSLMAVVVQKLVNARSAGVMFTLDPTNGDRSKVVIEASWGLGEGVVRGIVTPDEYVVDKATMKIVEKRISTKKVAVVRDDGGLTKEVELPLDKAQAPALEDSEVVELAKMAVKLEQHYGHPVDIEFAVDADMAFPQNLFILQARPETVWSRKQAEVKKEEGAPAGAVVVRGIAASPGVAVGAAKVCLTLDDAKKKLKKGDILVTKMTDPDWVPYMRLAAAIVTDEGGRTSHAAIVSRELGIPAVVGTGNATSVLKDGEIYTVDGSRGVVLAGAAAEKAEERKPAEGAAVAPKEIILHIYRSIPTGTKVYMNLGEPDKIDEYKDLPFDGIGLMRIEFVISSWVGQHPLYLLSIGKEDKFVSKMAEGIAKVASAIYPRPVVVRFSDFKSNEYRGLEGGEKFEPEERNPMLGWRGVSRYISPQYEKAFRLELKAIKKAREEMGLTNVWVMAPFVRTVWEAERFAKLLEEEGLVGDRDFKVWAMAEVPSIAFMVEEFSQYFDGFSIGSNDLTQLVLGVDRDNDILVRINPKYFDEREAPVLRAIYELIRRAHKMGRTVSICGQGPSVYPQLVEFLVRAGIDSISVNPDAVLQTRVQVASVELKVLRERLDAIYSALYKHDEQAEFYEILKKVFGKVNY comes from the coding sequence ATGCGGTTTATTAAGTGGATTAGCGAGGTTGGGAAAAACGACATCGTGTTGGTGGGGGGCAAAGGCGCTAACCTCGGCGAGGTGGCGCGCATAGCCCAGGTACCCCCGGGCTTCGTAGTAACCTCGGAGGCTTTTCGCTACTTCCTAGAGGCCACGGGGCTTAGGGAAAGGATCAAGGGGGTGCTCTCCGAGTTTATCACTAAGGGCGAGCCTGAGGAGTACGAGAAGGCGAGCGCCGAGATCCGCAAGATGGTGGAGAGCTCCCCGCTCCCCGCCGACTTGGAGAAGGAGATAGCCGAGGCGTACGCGAGGCTGTGTGAAATCACCGGGGTGAAGAACGTCGCTGTCGCCGTGAGAAGCTCAGCCACGGCTGAGGACATCCCCGAGGCCTCCTTCGCGGGCCAGCAGGACACCTACCTCAACGTGCGGGGGGTTGAAAACGTGGTGACGTACGTCAAAAAGGTCTGGAGCTCCCTCTACACGGCGCGCGCCTTGTACTACCGCGAAAAGATGGGCATCCCCCACGAGAAGAGCCTCATGGCCGTCGTCGTGCAGAAGCTCGTCAACGCCAGATCCGCCGGCGTTATGTTCACCCTCGACCCCACCAACGGCGATAGGTCGAAGGTGGTGATCGAGGCGAGCTGGGGCCTAGGCGAGGGGGTAGTAAGAGGCATCGTAACCCCCGATGAGTACGTCGTCGATAAGGCCACGATGAAGATCGTCGAGAAGAGGATATCGACTAAGAAGGTAGCCGTCGTGAGAGACGACGGCGGTCTCACCAAGGAGGTGGAGCTTCCTCTAGACAAGGCCCAGGCACCGGCTCTCGAAGACAGCGAGGTGGTTGAGCTGGCGAAGATGGCCGTCAAGCTGGAGCAACACTACGGCCACCCCGTGGATATCGAGTTCGCCGTAGATGCAGACATGGCGTTTCCACAAAACCTCTTCATACTGCAGGCTAGGCCTGAGACCGTGTGGTCGAGGAAACAAGCCGAGGTTAAGAAGGAGGAGGGGGCGCCGGCCGGCGCTGTGGTTGTGAGGGGTATCGCCGCCAGCCCGGGCGTTGCCGTGGGAGCCGCCAAGGTGTGTCTCACCCTTGACGACGCTAAGAAGAAGCTGAAGAAGGGCGACATCTTGGTCACGAAGATGACGGACCCCGACTGGGTGCCTTACATGCGTCTGGCGGCCGCCATCGTGACGGACGAGGGCGGTCGGACGTCGCACGCCGCTATCGTGAGCAGAGAGCTGGGCATACCGGCGGTGGTGGGCACTGGAAACGCCACCTCGGTGTTGAAAGACGGCGAGATCTACACGGTAGACGGGAGCAGAGGCGTGGTGCTCGCGGGGGCGGCGGCTGAGAAGGCTGAGGAGAGGAAGCCTGCAGAGGGGGCGGCGGTGGCGCCTAAGGAGATAATCCTCCACATATACCGCTCCATCCCCACCGGGACCAAGGTCTATATGAACCTAGGCGAGCCGGACAAGATAGACGAGTACAAGGACTTGCCCTTCGACGGAATTGGCCTCATGAGGATTGAGTTCGTCATCTCCAGCTGGGTGGGGCAACACCCGCTGTACCTCCTCTCCATCGGGAAGGAGGACAAGTTCGTCTCGAAGATGGCGGAGGGCATCGCTAAGGTGGCCTCGGCCATATATCCAAGGCCCGTCGTGGTGAGGTTCAGCGACTTCAAGTCTAACGAGTACAGGGGGTTGGAGGGGGGCGAGAAGTTCGAGCCCGAGGAGCGCAACCCGATGTTGGGCTGGCGCGGCGTATCGCGCTACATCTCGCCGCAGTATGAGAAGGCGTTTAGGCTGGAGCTGAAGGCCATAAAGAAGGCGAGGGAGGAGATGGGCCTCACCAACGTCTGGGTTATGGCGCCCTTTGTGAGAACGGTGTGGGAGGCTGAGAGGTTCGCCAAGCTCCTCGAGGAGGAGGGCCTCGTCGGCGACCGCGACTTCAAGGTGTGGGCTATGGCGGAGGTGCCGTCTATCGCCTTCATGGTAGAGGAGTTCTCCCAGTACTTCGACGGCTTCTCCATAGGGTCTAACGATCTAACTCAGCTCGTGCTCGGCGTAGATAGAGACAACGACATCTTGGTGCGCATCAACCCGAAGTACTTCGACGAGCGGGAGGCGCCAGTGCTGAGGGCTATATACGAGCTCATCAGGAGGGCCCACAAGATGGGCCGCACAGTCTCGATATGCGGCCAGGGCCCCTCCGTCTATCCGCAGCTCGTGGAGTTCCTGGTGAGAGCTGGCATAGACAGCATCTCTGTAAACCCCGACGCCGTGTTGCAGACCAGGGTACAGGTGGCGTCTGTGGAGCTCAAGGTCTTGAGGGAGAGGCTTGACGCTATATACAGCGCTTTATACAAACACGACGAGCAGGCCGAGTTCTACGAGATTTTGAAGAAGGTATTTGGGAAGGTTAACTACTAA
- a CDS encoding 30S ribosomal protein S27ae, whose product MSKKAPAQKKLPRAAAWYEIDMQKGVFRFKNKLCPKCGSVMAFHREPVPRWHCGKCGFTQFQR is encoded by the coding sequence ATGTCTAAGAAGGCGCCTGCACAGAAGAAGCTCCCCCGCGCCGCGGCTTGGTACGAGATCGATATGCAGAAGGGCGTCTTTAGGTTTAAGAACAAGCTCTGCCCGAAGTGCGGCTCCGTCATGGCCTTCCACAGGGAGCCAGTGCCGAGGTGGCACTGCGGTAAGTGCGGCTTTACCCAGTTCCAGAGGTAG
- a CDS encoding type II/IV secretion system ATPase subunit — MIYAHADKSLRSRCWLRREGVIVDRGLRTDVCITEDLMYVVIDPDLPDDLQTALLLVMLRGAVPPDEKEYPKVVKSIAEGLRDRAIWALYRDYREVVHYLLDRWSGARDYMGYGALEAMMKDPLLTEIVIPQATAPAAKYTYVPKNLREQLEYLRFQVVELGRYRRVVAVRNEIRLPTNITIPEPLMYVVVKQLLPSLTMDKPMLTREDPVHKARIAADLIEYNVNIRKTSAYPKPSKALLRPYLSRPRLETERVSSAYSPEGLELLALASLVLETKGGVVFSGGMGSGKTTQLNQLLYLTPPWFQVVVVERGAREIWAPLDGQLLHISVPGEEKLWAALDQALRYGTMHTVVALAEARTPAELRTLVNYKLTGHGALTTMHADTVKDAVLRIVEAEAPPEGLHGMLIIQLSAIGGTRFVKEAKAVVVEGGRAQVAEVSALTPAVSSYVEEMYGVDLKKELALRMEALVKAAEMEDPISARKTIEELLWLKRLDLKTAVKEEASRFGYV, encoded by the coding sequence ATGATCTACGCCCACGCCGACAAAAGCCTTAGATCTAGGTGTTGGCTGAGGAGGGAGGGGGTGATCGTCGACAGAGGGCTTAGGACAGACGTCTGCATAACCGAGGACCTCATGTACGTCGTAATCGATCCGGATCTCCCCGACGATTTACAGACGGCGCTTCTGCTCGTGATGCTTAGAGGCGCCGTGCCCCCCGACGAGAAGGAGTACCCAAAGGTGGTTAAATCTATAGCGGAGGGCCTCCGCGATAGGGCCATCTGGGCTTTGTACAGAGACTACAGAGAGGTGGTCCACTACCTCCTGGACCGGTGGTCAGGCGCGCGGGACTACATGGGATACGGCGCGTTGGAGGCCATGATGAAGGACCCCCTGCTGACCGAGATAGTTATTCCCCAAGCCACGGCGCCGGCCGCCAAATACACATACGTCCCCAAGAACCTACGGGAGCAGCTGGAGTACCTCAGGTTCCAGGTGGTGGAGCTGGGGAGGTACAGGCGAGTCGTCGCGGTGAGAAACGAGATCCGCCTCCCCACCAACATCACCATACCCGAGCCCCTGATGTATGTGGTAGTGAAGCAGCTTCTCCCCTCTCTCACCATGGACAAGCCCATGTTGACGCGGGAGGACCCGGTGCACAAGGCGAGGATAGCCGCAGATCTAATCGAGTACAACGTCAACATCAGGAAGACGTCCGCCTACCCCAAGCCCTCCAAGGCGTTGCTGAGGCCGTATCTCTCAAGGCCAAGGCTCGAGACGGAGCGGGTGTCCAGCGCCTACAGCCCAGAGGGGCTGGAGCTGTTGGCTCTGGCCTCTCTTGTCCTGGAGACTAAAGGGGGCGTGGTGTTCTCAGGCGGTATGGGCTCCGGAAAAACGACGCAGCTAAACCAGCTCCTCTACCTCACCCCGCCGTGGTTCCAGGTCGTTGTGGTGGAGAGGGGGGCTAGGGAGATCTGGGCCCCCCTAGATGGGCAACTCCTCCACATCTCCGTGCCGGGGGAGGAGAAGCTGTGGGCGGCGCTGGATCAAGCCCTGAGGTACGGCACGATGCACACCGTCGTCGCCCTAGCCGAGGCGAGAACGCCGGCGGAGCTCAGGACCCTGGTCAACTACAAGCTCACTGGACACGGCGCGTTGACGACGATGCACGCCGACACGGTTAAAGACGCCGTCTTGCGCATAGTGGAGGCCGAGGCTCCCCCCGAGGGTCTACACGGCATGTTGATAATCCAGCTATCTGCGATAGGCGGCACCCGATTTGTAAAAGAGGCGAAGGCGGTCGTCGTCGAGGGGGGTAGGGCGCAGGTGGCAGAGGTCTCGGCGCTTACGCCGGCTGTGTCTAGCTACGTAGAGGAGATGTACGGCGTTGACCTCAAGAAGGAGCTTGCGCTGAGGATGGAGGCCTTGGTAAAAGCGGCAGAGATGGAGGACCCCATATCGGCGAGGAAAACCATAGAGGAGTTGCTGTGGCTCAAGAGGCTTGACCTCAAGACGGCTGTGAAGGAGGAGGCGTCCCGCTTTGGATATGTATAA